Sequence from the Nocardiopsis sp. YSL2 genome:
TGGCCCAGCCGATGACGGCCACCAGCAGCGCCCCGGACATCGCGAACGCGGCGACCACGAGCGGGGTCGAACTCGTCACCAGGCCGGCGGCGATCACCGCCGTCAGCCCGCCCCAGACACAGGCCGTCGCGAACAGGATGTGGGCGACCACGGGCAGGGGCCTGCGCGCGGCGAGCAGCATGACCGCGACGGTGAACATGGTGCCCACCGCGGCCACGCCCAGGTGGCCCACGGACGGGCTGATCCGCATCATCAGCATGAGCGTGAGAAGGGGGCCGATTCCGGCCACCAGAAGTCCGAAGGAGAGCGTTGTGGTGTGGTTCCAGGTCCACGCCGACTCGTCGACCCGGTCCTCCACCGCGCCGCGGACGTCGTCCACGAACTCGGGGCGGCTCGGGGCGGAACGGCGATTCAGGAGCAGGACGTCGCCGTCGAACACCCCCGCGCTCTCCAGTGGCGCCTCCGGGTGGACGGGACCGCCGTCCACGGTACTGAGTGTCCAGGCCGCCGGCTCGCTGCTCGCCTCCTCCGGAGCGCAGACCTCGATGATGCGGGGCATCAGGGCCGCCACAGGCACGGTGCCCGGCAGGGCCAGATCCGCCCAGCGCTGCGGCCCTGTGACGGTGACCCGGCAGTATCCACTCACGCCAATGGTTCCTTTGTCGTCGTTCGGGGGTTACGACCGCCCCGGCATGCGGTCGCCGAGAATCAGGCGATGCGCCGTGCTCGCGAGGCTATCGCTACCGTAACGAGTCGGGTACTGGCAGCCGTAGGCGAGCGGACGGACGCCGACGGAGGCGCTGTTCGGGATCCTCCGACCGCGGCGCGGCGATTTCCACCCCGAAGGTCGCCTTCGGGGCCGATCACATGTTTCACGGTGGTTGCGAGGCTACCCTTGGTACAGCCCAGCACCCAGACACCAGCCCCCCACCAGGTGGACCGGAAAGAGAGCACCGTGGCGACGAGAGCGGTTCCCCGACCAGCTCGGAGCACACCCCCCTCACCAGGCGACAAGCCCCTGGTGATCGCGACCCCGCCGCAGATGCCGGAGAACGCTCCCGCCGGCAGCTCCGGCGCGATGATCATCATGCCGATCATCACCGGGTCGGGCTCCTTGCTGATGTCCATCACGATGGGGCACCGGCCGCTGATGATGGTGGCCGGAGTGATGATCATGGCCGCGAGTGTGATCGTCGGCATCATCATGTTCGTCGCGCAGCACAACGGCCCCCGCAAGCGCATCCGCGAACAACGGGAGCGCTACGTCGACTACCTCGACCAGTTGCGGGAGATCGTCCGGGAGGTCGCCGCCACCCAGCGCGCCGACAACGCCTTCCGCCATCCGGCCCCGGACCTGCTCACCGAGCCGGCGCGCTCCCGGGCACGCAGGTGGGAGCGCCGGGCCTCAGATCCCGACTTCCTCGACGTACGTGTGGGGTCGGGCATCCGGCCCCTGGCCAGACGGCTCGTGCTCAAAGTGGACACCTCGTCCCCCCTGATCGTCTACGACCCCGTCTGCCAGGGATCGGCCGACCAGCTCATCGAGCTGTACGCGGACGTGCCGGAGATGCCGTTGGTCGTCCCGCTGCGCCGGCACAGCGTGATCTCGATCGTCGGCGACCGCGACGCCGGCCGCGGACTGGTCCGCGCGATGATCGCGCAGTTGGCGGTCTTCCACTCCCCGCATGATCTACGGATCGGTGTGGTCCGGGACCACAAGGTCCGAACGCTGTGGGAGTGGCTCAAGTGGCTGCCCCACAACGGTTTCGAGGACGCCAAGGACGGGCCGATGCCCGCCCGCTTCGTCTCGGGGAACACCGTCCAGGTCGCGGAGCTGCTCGCCGACGAGATCGAGCGGCGCACCGTCGACCTGCAGCGGCGCCGCGGCAAGCCGCCCGGTCCGGGAACACAGCGGCTCGTGGTGGTCCTGGACGGGGAACACCAGTCGACCCTGTCCGGTCTGCACGCCGAACCGCCCGTCCCCGACCTGGCGAGTCTGGGCATCCACGTCATCACGCTGGTCGCGGACCGGCGTGAGGAGCCCGAGTCCGTCAGCCTGCGGCTCCTGGTCCAGGCCGACGGAACGCTCAGTGAGGACACGGAGAACCCGGGCGCCCGCGAGGACGCCTCCCACACCCCCCTGTCCGGTACCGCGGACCGGGCCGGCGTCGCCCATCTGACGATGCTCGCCCGCCTCCTCGCCCCGTACGGCATCTCGGTGACCGATGGCGACGACGCCATGCACGAGACCGTCGGCCTTCCGGAGATCCTGGGAGTGCCCGACGTCGCCGAACTGGACACACGCCGGACCTGGCGCAAGCGCAGTACCGGCGACTACCTGCGGGTGCCCATCGGTGTGGGCCCCAGCGGCAACACGGTGCTGCTGGACCTGAAGGAATCGGCGTTCGGCGGCATGGGACCGCACGGGCTGGTGGTCGGGGCGACCGGCTCCGGCAAGTCCGAGATGCTGCGCACCATGGTGGCGTCCCTGGTGATCAACCACTCCCCTGAGCACCTGGCCCTGCTCCTGGTGGACTTCAAGGGCGGTGCGACCTTCGCCGACACCGACCGGCTCCCGCACAGCGCCGGGCTGATCACCAACCTGGCCGACGACGACTCGTTGGTCATCCGGTTCCGTGAGGCGACCTTCGGCGAGCTGGTCCGGCGCCAGCAGCTCCTCAAGGAGGCGGGCAACCTGCCCAACCTGCACGCCTACGAGGCGGCGCGGGAGAGCGACCCCGGGCTTGAGCCGCTGCCGCACCTGCTCATCATCATCGACGAGTTCTCCGAGCTGCTGACCGCCCACCCGGACTTCGCGGAGCTGTTCGTGGCGATCGGCCGGATCGGCCGGTCCATCGGCGTGCACCTGCTGCTGGCGACCCAGCGCCTGGAGTCGGGCAAGATCAAGGGCCTGGAGTCCCACCTGTCCTACCGGGTGGGCCTGCGCACCTTCTCCGAGGCCGAGAGCCGGGAGGCGATCGGGGTCGGCGACGCCTACCACCTGCCGCCCGAGCCGGGTTCCGGCTACCTCAAGGTGGACACCTCCGTCTTCGAGCGCTTCAAGGCCGCCATGGTCTCGCAGCCCTACGTACCGCCCGCCAAGGAGGAGGAGAAGGAGGAGTACGAACCCGTCCTGCCGCTGCTCTCCTTCAACGGCCTGTCCAAGGTGACGGGTACGGACTCGCTCGTCGAGTCCCTCATGGGGGAGATCAAGAACAAGTCCGAGGAGAAGCAGAAGGCGGAGAAGCGCACCACCCTCCAGGTCACCGTCGACCGGTTGGTGGCCTCCGGGGCCGACCCGGTGCGCCCCGTCTGGCTCCCCCCGCTTCCGGAGAAGCTGACCTTCGACTCCGTCCTGGCCGACCTCGGCGAGGGCGGCGACGCCCTGGAGGGGCAGGGCACGGAGCCCCACCCGGCCGAGGCCAAGGCCGTCTTCGGCCTGACCGACATCCCGCGCGAACAGCGTGTGGTGCCCGCCGAAATGGACTTCACCGGCGGTGAGGGCAACGTCGTCATCCTGGGCGGCCCCCAGTCCGGCAAGTCGACCCTGCTGCGGACGATGATCACGAGCCTGGCGTGGCGGTACCCGCCCGGCCGGGTCGCGGTGTACGCGATCGACTTCGGCGGCGGCGCGCTCCAGGCGATGGACGAGCTCCCGCACGTCGCCGGCGTCGCCGGCCGGGCGGACCCGGAGCGCGTCCAGCGGATCCTCACGGACGTGGCGGGGCACCTGGACCGGCGCCAGCGCGTGTTCCGCAAGCACAAGCTGGACTCCCCGGCGGCGCTGCGCCAGGCCCGCGCGGACGGCAAGGTGCCGTCCAGCGTCGTGGGCGACCTGTTCCTGATGATCGACGGCTGGTCGGCGGTGCGCGACGCCTTCGACGCGGCCGACGACTTCCTCATGGACATCGCGACGCGCGGCCCGTCCCTGGGCGTGCACACGATCCTCACCGGCGCAGCGTCGTCACAGGTCAGATCCAGGTTGCAGGCACTGTTCGGCGGCCGTTTCGAGCTGAGGCTGAGCGACCCGATGGACTCGGGCATCGGGCGCAAGATCGCCGAGGAGATCCCGAAGGACACCCCGGGCCGCGGCCTGTCGTCCAGCGAGAACCACACGCATGTGGCTCTGCCCCGGGTGGACGGCGTCGCCGACGACGAGGACCTCACCAAGGGCATCCACGACCTGATCGCCCGGGTCAAGGAGCGCTGGCCGCAGGAAGCGGTCCAGGGCGTGCGGACCCTCCCGCTCAAGGTGGAGCTCGACGACCTCCTCAAGGGACGCAAAGGCACCAAGGGCAAATCCAGGGAGCTGGTGCTGGGCATGGGCGAGAGTTCGCTCGCGCCGGTCACCACCAACCTGTCGCGGGACCCGCACCTGGTGGTCTTCGGAGACCCGCAGACCGGCAAGTCCACCCTGCTGCGCGGACTGGTCAAGCAGATCGTCCAGCGCCCCGCCAAGGAACTGGGCATCGTCATGGTCGACTTCCGGCGCTCCCACCTGGAGCTGGTGCCGGAGGACCACCTGTTGGCCTACTGCACGACGGCGGAGCAGACCAAGGCGGTCGCGGACAACCTGGCGGGCTCGCTCAAGCAGCGCCTGCCGGGGCCGGACGTGACTCCGAAGCAGCTTCGCGAGCGCAGCTGGTGGCAGGGCCTGGACCTGTACATCGTCGTGGACGACATGGACATGATCGCCTCGCGCACCAACCCGCTCGCACCGCTGGCGCCCTTCATCCCGCAAGGCGCGGACCTGGGCCTGCACGTCATCGCCGCGCGCCGCACGGGCGGAACCGCGCGGGCGATGTTCGAGCCGGTGCTCCAGTCACTGAGCGACATGGCCACGCCGGGCATGCTGTTCTCCGGTGACCGCATGGAGGGCCGACTGGCCAACGGGACGGCCTCCAAACCGCTCCCACAGGGCCGCGCACAGCTGGCCCTGCGGGGCAAGCGCCCGGACCTGGTCCAGGTCGGCTGGAGCCAGCCGCCGGCCTGATCCACCGCGTCTGGCACGGTAGGAGGCAGGGCCCGGGATGCCCTGGACCGGGGTGGGCTGGTACCGCCCAGCGCCTGGGTTCTCGGGGCATCCGCCACCATTCGGCGTGGCCGGCGAACCCCGCGGCCACGTCACTCGTCTCACCACCGTCGCCCCTTCCCCCGAAAGGCAGCCCACATGCGGCGTTTCCTCGCCCTCACCTCGGCCGTGTGCCTGCTGGCCGTCGCCGGATGCACCACCGGCTCGACCGGCTCCGACGGGTCGGCGGAAACGGTCGAGGAACTGACCGAGCAGGGGCTGACCGGTCTGGTCCTGCTGCACCGGGGTTTCGAGGGCGGCGACCCCGAGACCGACCAGGTCCTGGTCTTCCACGACCCGCAGACCGGGCAACCCCTCCACCGGATCGCCCTCCCGGAGGGCGCAGTCGACCCCATGGCCCCGGACCTGCCGGTGCACTACCAGTTCTCCGCGGACTGGCAGTACTTCGTGTACGCCGCCACCGAACCGTCCGCGATCCACATCGCCGCCCTCACCGACCCCGAGGACGCCGAAGGCGCAGTGGCGGGAGAAGGCGAGGACGCGGACGCGGTCTCCTACCAGCCCGTCGACGCGATCCAGGCCTCGCCCGACGAGGTCCTCTCCACGCCGGTGGTCCATGGCGAACGGTTGTGGTTCGTCTCGGACATCACACAGGACGGCCAACCGCCCACGGTGATGTCGGTTCCGTTGGACGCGCCGGGCGGCACCCCCAACCAGGAGGGGACCCTCGCCCTCGGCGAGAACCAGCGCCCCAGCGACTGGGCGCTCACCCCGAACGGCTCACTGCACATCCGCAACAGCGTGCCCACCACTCAGGTGAACGGGGCGGCCG
This genomic interval carries:
- the eccCa gene encoding type VII secretion protein EccCa, yielding MIIMPIITGSGSLLMSITMGHRPLMMVAGVMIMAASVIVGIIMFVAQHNGPRKRIREQRERYVDYLDQLREIVREVAATQRADNAFRHPAPDLLTEPARSRARRWERRASDPDFLDVRVGSGIRPLARRLVLKVDTSSPLIVYDPVCQGSADQLIELYADVPEMPLVVPLRRHSVISIVGDRDAGRGLVRAMIAQLAVFHSPHDLRIGVVRDHKVRTLWEWLKWLPHNGFEDAKDGPMPARFVSGNTVQVAELLADEIERRTVDLQRRRGKPPGPGTQRLVVVLDGEHQSTLSGLHAEPPVPDLASLGIHVITLVADRREEPESVSLRLLVQADGTLSEDTENPGAREDASHTPLSGTADRAGVAHLTMLARLLAPYGISVTDGDDAMHETVGLPEILGVPDVAELDTRRTWRKRSTGDYLRVPIGVGPSGNTVLLDLKESAFGGMGPHGLVVGATGSGKSEMLRTMVASLVINHSPEHLALLLVDFKGGATFADTDRLPHSAGLITNLADDDSLVIRFREATFGELVRRQQLLKEAGNLPNLHAYEAARESDPGLEPLPHLLIIIDEFSELLTAHPDFAELFVAIGRIGRSIGVHLLLATQRLESGKIKGLESHLSYRVGLRTFSEAESREAIGVGDAYHLPPEPGSGYLKVDTSVFERFKAAMVSQPYVPPAKEEEKEEYEPVLPLLSFNGLSKVTGTDSLVESLMGEIKNKSEEKQKAEKRTTLQVTVDRLVASGADPVRPVWLPPLPEKLTFDSVLADLGEGGDALEGQGTEPHPAEAKAVFGLTDIPREQRVVPAEMDFTGGEGNVVILGGPQSGKSTLLRTMITSLAWRYPPGRVAVYAIDFGGGALQAMDELPHVAGVAGRADPERVQRILTDVAGHLDRRQRVFRKHKLDSPAALRQARADGKVPSSVVGDLFLMIDGWSAVRDAFDAADDFLMDIATRGPSLGVHTILTGAASSQVRSRLQALFGGRFELRLSDPMDSGIGRKIAEEIPKDTPGRGLSSSENHTHVALPRVDGVADDEDLTKGIHDLIARVKERWPQEAVQGVRTLPLKVELDDLLKGRKGTKGKSRELVLGMGESSLAPVTTNLSRDPHLVVFGDPQTGKSTLLRGLVKQIVQRPAKELGIVMVDFRRSHLELVPEDHLLAYCTTAEQTKAVADNLAGSLKQRLPGPDVTPKQLRERSWWQGLDLYIVVDDMDMIASRTNPLAPLAPFIPQGADLGLHVIAARRTGGTARAMFEPVLQSLSDMATPGMLFSGDRMEGRLANGTASKPLPQGRAQLALRGKRPDLVQVGWSQPPA